GCTCAGGGTCCAGCACGTGCTCCACCAGCCACTGCCGCGTCACGGCCTCACGGGGGCGCCGCGCCAACGCCGCGAGCAGCGCGAACTCCACCCGCGTCAGCTCCACGAGCTGCCCCTGCACGGAGACCTCACGCGTCTGGAGGTCGACGCGCAGCGGCCCCAGCTCGACGGCGGCATCCACCTTCTGGAGCATCGGCCGCCGGAGTCGTGCGCGCACCCGCTCGATGAGCTCCTCCGGCCAGAAGGGCTTGGTCATGTAGTCATCGGCGCCGAGCTTCAGCGCCCGCACCTTGTCCAGGGTGTCGTTGCGCGCGCTCAGGATGAGGACGGGCACCTCGGAGAACGTCCGCAGGGCCTTGAGCATGTCCAGGCCATAGGTGCCGGGCAACATCAGGTCGAGCACCACGAGGCTCACCTCCGGCATGCCCTCGGACGTCAGCAGCCGGCCCTCCCGCCACCACGTGGGCTCGAAGCCCGCGCCCCGCAGGTGCTCGACAATCTGCGCGCCGAGCTGTGCATCGTCCTCGACGAGCAGGATGCGCTCCCCCATGTCACCCACCTCCTCTTCCGCGCCGGGCGCCGTGCGAGCCCCCTGCCTGGAGAGCCTCCTCCGGGCAGTACGCACGGCGCCACCGGGAATCAAGCCGTCACGGCCGGCGCGGCGCCGACGTGCTCACCTGATCACCCCCCGCCCGGAGGAGGCCCCATGCCCCCGTCCCAGCCGGGCGGCGGTCCCATGCCACCATCTCGCGGCGGGCCACCCGGGCCACCACCGCCGCCGCTGCCGCCAGGCACCGAGCACTGCGCGGTGTCGAGCGACGAGCGGATGACCAGCGTCTTCCACGCCAGCATCGCACCGTCCGCCATCCGCTCCGTCGAGAACACGTAGTCGGCGACGGAGTCCGCGGAGATGACGGTGTCCGTCTGGTTAGTCGTGTCTCGCGTTCCGCGCGTGTTGTAGAGCGGCTGCGTGCTGATGATTTCATCGTCCAGCGCGTCGTCAAAGAAGAGCTGGGACGTGACGTACTCGTTGCCGTTGACGCGGATGGTGAAGTGGATGTGGATGGTGCGGCTGCTGTACCAGCCGGGAAAGCAGGTATCGAAGTCCACCCGGCCACTCGCATCCGTCGTCTGCACGCCGCGGAACCAGCGCGCGGCCCTCGCCCCGGCATCGCCAGAGGTGCAGAAGTCGCTGGCGTCCTCGCCGGAGTAGAGCCCATGGGGCGCGGTGTGCCAGATGTCGACGGACGCGCCCTGGATGGGGTTGCAGGCCTCATCCACCACGAGCAGCGCGAGGCGCACGGGCAGGCCGTCATGGCCCTCGCTGATGTCCTTCCGCTCGACGGTGGTCGCGTAGCAGGGGCCCAGCGTCGCCGCGCACGTCAGGGTGCACGTCGTGCCGGTGCCCGAGGCGAAGGGGTTGGGATAGGAGGCGGCCATCGTCATCGCGGCGGTGCCGCCGGTCGCCCAGCTCCCGGTGGAGCCCGTGCCCGCGTCCGTCTCGGTGCCCGCGTCCGTCTCGGTGCCAGGGCCGGGGGTGTCGCCCGTCCCCTCGCCGCACGCGAGCGCGAGCCGCGCGAGTGGCAGTGCCGCCAGCGCCATGCCCAC
This genomic stretch from Pyxidicoccus trucidator harbors:
- a CDS encoding response regulator transcription factor, translated to MGERILLVEDDAQLGAQIVEHLRGAGFEPTWWREGRLLTSEGMPEVSLVVLDLMLPGTYGLDMLKALRTFSEVPVLILSARNDTLDKVRALKLGADDYMTKPFWPEELIERVRARLRRPMLQKVDAAVELGPLRVDLQTREVSVQGQLVELTRVEFALLAALARRPREAVTRQWLVEHVLDPEREGTERTLDVHVSRLRRKLGALHGVETVWGVGYRLVPGDGS
- a CDS encoding protocatechuate 3,4-dioxygenase, with amino-acid sequence MSNDAKKNPEPVVMTRRKVLRGVGMALAALPLARLALACGEGTGDTPGPGTETDAGTETDAGTGSTGSWATGGTAAMTMAASYPNPFASGTGTTCTLTCAATLGPCYATTVERKDISEGHDGLPVRLALLVVDEACNPIQGASVDIWHTAPHGLYSGEDASDFCTSGDAGARAARWFRGVQTTDASGRVDFDTCFPGWYSSRTIHIHFTIRVNGNEYVTSQLFFDDALDDEIISTQPLYNTRGTRDTTNQTDTVISADSVADYVFSTERMADGAMLAWKTLVIRSSLDTAQCSVPGGSGGGGGPGGPPRDGGMGPPPGWDGGMGPPPGGG